TCCATTCACCTTAAGCAACAGTCCCAACATACAACATATAATCTGCGAGTTCTTTTTAGCAAAGAGGAGCGGCAAGGCCTTGATGCACTtcttgtgtgtgattggaatcAAGTGCAGGTTTCATACGAAGCCTCGTCAACCATGACATTGGGTAGTTGGGTGTTTATGTGTGCAAACAAGAAACCTACATGGAAGGTGTGAAGTTCATGGTGTCCTCATCAAGCTTACTCAGATATAACAGCCAACACATCATCACTCAAAGCAGTAGCTGTGCCTGTGTCGAGTATGGGGGCCATGAAAGAACTGCCGAGGCACAACCACCTACCGTAGCTCCAAGCTCTGCTGATGATCCCTTGTTGCAAGCATTAGTGATGAAGAAGGAtgaaagtttgggtttgagACTTAAACTGTGTTGGAAGTTGATAGAAGAACACAAAGCTCTGCACAAGAAATTTGACAACTTGAAAATGAAAGTGTTAGAAGTCCCAACTTGGCTAGAGGTATGGGCCAAACAAGTGTTTATTTGGTAGAGCAACCCCGAACTCTTGgggctagcttttgggttgagttaggccacCCAAATTCTAATAGAAAGTAATGCTGGTGCTGCTGCGGATAAATTAGAGCAGCTGAACACTTGTTTTGAAAGAAAGAGGTGAAGAACTGCAGGGGCTTTATGATACTGGGATTGAAGGCTTTCACAACACAGTAGAGTTTCAAGATCTGATGAGTGCGGTATATTTGAAGGGAGTGAGGGATGGAGTCCTTGGAGCACAGGCCACCTTGGTTGCTCTGGACATGAACAGAGTAACTCCAGAAGAGCATGTTACTGTTGAAGATCACAATCACATAGATGAACATGATGTTACTCATGACTCATGAGGATGCTGATGACAGTGAAATGTTTAACGAAACAACTCCAAGCCCTGCTGGTTCATAAGTTGATAACCCTGGTCACACTTCTTACCTCTCCTGTAGGGGCTTTCGTcgtttcttttttaaacaatGATGCTCGCTCTTAGATTGTACTGTGTTTGTGAAATTAATAATGCATGATTGTTTCCTTCTTTGATCATTTCATGTAGTCTTTTACACAGTGCTTAAGATTATTAGTGCATGTGACCAGATAGTAATAAGGCATCCCATTAATGATCAAATCAGTTGCGATTATGGCAAAGCAAGAAGTACCCGTTTCACAACATCAATTTGCTGTTTTCCGACAATGTCACCAAACAAGTTAAATTCCTCTTTGTGGGATATTCATATATCTACCTGTGATGTCTCAGACATATATAACTTGAATTTATAGAAACCAtgaattgttttgtttttcctaTGTCCCGTGATTTCTCTGCAAGGAAGTGCATGCTAGAAGTTGACGGAGGCTTCTATTAGTAAACATGTGGTAGTATTTATAGTGAGAAAATTAACAGAAGAAACTAGAATTTGGTTAATGCTGAATCTTACAAAGGTAATTTCATACTAAATGCAAGAATGAGTTGGACATCCTAAGTGGACTTGTTTTTTGTTACCTCCCACACACCCTTTTACAAGACATGTGATTTTATTTGTAACATAATCTTCCTGATACCAAATGCACACTGTGAAAGGAAAGAATGGCAAGAACTACACAAACAAACCAAGTGTAAGTGATGGGTTATGTacctttttcaattttcagattTCAGAGTTTTGATGACAGTGAAATTGTCTTGTGGGAACCTCAACTGAAGGAACCAAATCTAAGAGAAGTTGCTTAGAATTATTATCTTTCTGCTTTTTAAAAAGATTAACGTTCAAGTTTCATTTCAGGTTTTCTATTGATTTCCATTTCTATATATGCAGCCACAGCCACAGTAAGATAAGAGTATGAAGCTAGCCAACTGTGTATGACCCCGCGAATCATAGTGGCTTTTCTCTTTtgggttacaagaggaaaaataaTCATAGTAGCTTTTTAGTACAAACAAaagtattaattatataatagtTGTAAGACTTATTTATCATTACTTCAAGTGCCTGAGTTGTATAGAAGTGAAACTCTCACTAATATATTACATTTATATATTTCTGTTTGTTTTTACCTATCTCATGGAACACGGGGCATCTTTATTTGATATCTgctaatctttttttttgttgttaattTTCTTCCCTCCGTTTCCGAAGGAACTGAACAGGGAATTAGATTTCTCACCCCCTCatttagaattgccaccccaTTTAAAAGTGAGGAAAAATCAAAATTGTCCCTCCGTGTTTTACTCCGGAGGTTGAACATTCAGACACATCCAGAACTTCAACTTTCGGACTCTGTTAATATTAGAACAGAATTCAGATTCACTTTTAGAACAGAACAAAACATCAACACTCGGAGCTCTCAAGACGTGCGACCCAGAAGCGACATTGAGGTACCCAAAAGCGACCAAGAATCGCGACCAAAAGGGTATTGTAACCATGTCTGTTTGTCCCATATTACTGTCACTGCATTTTCATGTTTCTGTTTTTGTGACAATATCTCGTTTAAGAgatccgaatcttgaagtttcatattaatccaGTACAACAACTCTCGGACGTCTTAAAAAGGGGGTGACAAATTTTATTATCAACCagtccgaatcttgaagtcctGGAGAGATCCGAAACTTATAGTCGTGGATCACTATCACTCTTACCAGATGCAGTATTGTTATTTTGCTTTACTTTTCAAATGCTTAACTTGGATTAtgtattgtaattttgtttaaattgaattatgtaacttttcaattttaaagtcatgttatttttgctgcaattggactaaagtcatgttattttaactgtaaTTAAAGCTTTCGAACTTATAACTCTCAGACTAGTCTAAAACATCAACAACTTGACTGATATAGAGGTTTAAGTCCCGGAGGATAGTCccgacatttttttaaaaaggctagggtggcaattctaaatgacgaggtgggaaatctaattcccaaccgaacatgaaccaaccattatttatttatgtaacCTTCACCGTGAATTAAAAAATGGGAGAAAACCAGAGAAAATGTGAACACTTTGATCGGCTAGGCTGTATCATATGATATCATAAAAGACAATATATCCAAGAAACTTCCAGCTGCTATATTTAATGGTATCCATATTTAATTGGGTTCTCAGCATATATACATCGTCTtctttaatttctgcaattctAGTTCCCTCAAAGCTTCAGTGTCTGCGTCGTTGTTTCATTTTGAATATGGCAGAAGAGTTGCACATTTTCAACTATGACGTTTTCATCAGTTTCAGGGGTGAAGATACCAGGCACACCTTTGTAAAAATTCTTCACAAAGAGCTCAAACGGATTGGAATCATAACTTTCACTGATGATGGGATGCTCAAGGCAGGGAATGTTATTTCACCTGCTCTTTCCAAAGCCATTGAAGAATCCATGGTTTTAATTATAGTGCTTTCTGAGAACTATGCATCTTCTACTTGGTGTCTTGACGAGCTCGTCAAGATTTTAGAGTGTTCAAGGAGGGGTAATCAACAACTTGTTTACCCAATTTTTTACCATGTAGATCCCTCTCATGTACGCCATCAAACGGGGGAATACGGTGAAGCAATGGCTGCACATGAGAACAGGTTTGGCATAGACTCTTACAGAATTCAAGCATGGAGGTCAGCTTTGAATGAAGTTTGTCAATTAAAAGGGCACCATATCAGTACCGGGtaagtttcaataattttattatgttatttttatgtaATAAAATTACAATTCTTTAAAATAATGTGTTGTATTCCAATAGGAACGAAAACAATATTGTTGAAGAGATTGTTAAGAACGTCTCAAAGATAGTCTATAAACCTTTTCTTGGTAAAGACCCAGTTGGATTTGAGCAACGCATAGAAGAGGTGAAGTCACTTCTAGACATGAAGCTAGATGATGATACTGTATGCATGTTGGGCATATATGGACTTGGGGGAATAGGGAAAACAGAAATTGCAAAAGCTCTGTTTAGCAAGATTGCGCACAAATTTGAAGCtgcaatttttattgaaaatgttAGAGAGAAGTCAAACAACATCATTGATCTACAAAAGACTCTACTGTCAAACATGTTTGAAGTATTAGAAACTGAGTTGAATAATACAAGTAGAGGAATCTGTGAAATAAAAAGCAGGcttggaaagaaaaaaatccTTTTGGTTCTTGATGATGTTGACGACAGAGAACAGTTGAATAACTTGGCAGGTGGATGTGATTGGTTTGGCTCAGGTAGCAGGATCATTATAACTACAAGAGATGAACATTTGCTACATCATCATGGAGTTCAAAAAACTTACAAGATGGTGGAACTTAATGATCAGCAATCTCTTGAGTTGTTCTGTCATAATGCTTTTGGAAAGAGCCATCCTAAAAGCGGTTATGAAGTTCTATCTTCTCGTGCTGTAAATTATGCCAAGGGTCTTCCATTAGCTTTAAAAGCTTTAGGCTCTGATTTGGCCACTGAAGAGAACTTAGAATATTGGGAGTGTACATTAGAAGAATACAAGACgaatctgaatctgaatccaagccACCTGGGAAGTTTATATCAGGAACAAATGCAGAGGAACAATCCTCAGCAGCAAGAAAGAATGATGGAGATATTGTTGTTGAAGGGAATGTGGGAGGGACTTGTTGAAGCACAAAAAATGTTTCCTAGTTTAGATATTGACACCATCATGGCTGCAACCCTTTACAAGGGAAAGACATATCAATTGTCACAACTCCCACAGTTTGAGGCAGAAAACCCAAAAATGAAGATGTACGCAGAAGGAATGACCAATGCAC
This is a stretch of genomic DNA from Lotus japonicus ecotype B-129 chromosome 1, LjGifu_v1.2. It encodes these proteins:
- the LOC130733253 gene encoding uncharacterized protein LOC130733253 — encoded protein: MAEELHIFNYDVFISFRGEDTRHTFVKILHKELKRIGIITFTDDGMLKAGNVISPALSKAIEESMVLIIVLSENYASSTWCLDELVKILECSRRGNQQLVYPIFYHVDPSHVRHQTGEYGEAMAAHENRFGIDSYRIQAWRSALNEVCQLKGHHISTGNENNIVEEIVKNVSKIVYKPFLGKDPVGFEQRIEEVKSLLDMKLDDDTVCMLGIYGLGGIGKTEIAKALFSKIAHKFEAAIFIENVREKSNNIIDLQKTLLSNMFEVLETELNNTSRGICEIKSRLGKKKILLVLDDVDDREQLNNLAGGCDWFGSGSRIIITTRDEHLLHHHGVQKTYKMVELNDQQSLELFCHNAFGKSHPKSGYEVLSSRAVNYAKGLPLALKALGSDLATEENLEYWECTLEEYKTNLNLNPSHLGSLYQEQMQRNNPQQQERMMEILLLKGMWEGLVEAQKMFPSLDIDTIMAATLYKGKTYQLSQLPQFEAENPKMKMYAEGMTNALEEAKLSFPTLDIRAILGSMFRKRALEEMKSNMEVGIISCHQGSSEVLQIQRNNPLQEEMLEILWTGIRYGLVEAQKSFPTLDIETTSIAAYSRFGGIPLPESEAENLEPQLKTYREGVIKGLEEAKLSFPTLDVEATLSAVSSTVAHKVVAPSSDDNPLLKEFPMMKEEGYESEAKKATKYSDTPNLPPGIVSARHVLQEQEKMVEELSLEDTLNAMLIGMDLDEQNDDNADKDYVVKKQIHFLMAFGEEISSILQTNMRLEDKEMKPPVEVDEDSTSGHQWNYSSHEAPPHSVSTKMVAPGSDDDPFLQEGYESEAKKARKYSDIPNIPPRIVPGLEDHMFDGMLKKKDLEEQGYFADKDDAVQQMQDPWGKAKDVLEDRLLNDNSSHLAYWLLQRFDAGEASTSEQQQSRNDVSESTLARILQFIRSPMELGEPLGQETVDIWMNLINGIGS